In Daphnia magna isolate NIES linkage group LG6, ASM2063170v1.1, whole genome shotgun sequence, the following are encoded in one genomic region:
- the LOC123473871 gene encoding U3 small nucleolar ribonucleoprotein protein IMP4-like codes for MLRRQARLRREYLYRKSLEGRQKAIQDKKDRLRQALEEGRPIDTDLKKQAIELQKSLEWEDAGPERAALLGGTDTGGGGTSHMDDEYRWAGVEDPKIMITTSHDPSSRLKMFVKELKLVFPNSQRLNRGNYEMKQLLDACRANSVTDFIVVHEHRGQPNAIIISHLPYGPTAYFNVSDVVMRHDIPDIGPMSEQYPHLIFHNMKTPLGQRVMNILKYLFPVPKEDSKRVITFANHDDFISYRHHTYKKGEAGKGIELKEVGPRFQLRLYDLKLGTIDQADAADTEWAYRPYMNTTKKRRFLSDDDGWKA; via the exons atg CTACGTAGACAAGCTCGATTGCGCCGTGAATATTTATATCGGAAATCGCTAGAGGGACGTCAGAAAGCCATCCAAGACAAGAAAGATCGCTTGAGACAGGCCCTTGAAG AGGGAAGACCTATTGACACGGATCTAAAGAAGCAGGCTATTGAACTTCAAAAATCATTAGAATGGGAAGATGCTGGGCCAGAAAGAGCAGCCCTTTTGGGTGGAACCGATACAG GTGGTGGAGGTACATCTCACATGGATGATGAATATCGCTGGGCTGGGGTAGAGGACCCCAAAATTATGATAACAACTTCCCATGATCCTTCCTCTCGTTTAAAGATGTTTGTCAAA GAACTCAAGCTGGTCTTCCCGAATTCACAGAGGCTTAATCGTGGCAATTATGAAATGAAACAACTTTTGGATGCATGCAGGGCTAATAGTGTTACTGATTTCATTGTCGTTCATGAACATCGAGGTCAGCCAAACGCCATCATAATCAGCCATTTACCTTATGGTCCTACGGCGTACTTCAACGTTTCCGATGTGGTGATGCGTCACGATATTCCTGACATTGGGCCCATGTCCGAGCAGTATCCTCATCTCATATTTCACAACATGAAAACGCCATTGGGACAGCGAGTCATGAACATTCTAAA GTATCTTTTCCCTGTTCCGAAAGAAGACAGTAAACGAGTTATTACGTTCGCCAATCATGATGATTTCATTTCATATCGGCATCACACTTACAAAAAAGGCGAGGCAGGCAAAGGCATTGAACTAAAGGAAGTTGGCCCCCGTTTCCAATTGCGAC TATATGATTTGAAATTGGGAACTATCGACCAGGCTGATGCGGCTGACACGGAATGGGCATACAGGCCATACATGAACACGACGAAGAAGAGAAGATTTCTTTCAGATGACGATGGTTGGAAAGCTTGA